Below is a genomic region from Henckelia pumila isolate YLH828 chromosome 3, ASM3356847v2, whole genome shotgun sequence.
TGAATGGGAAGTCTTTTCAATTTTAATAggatgagttatggattttatggGTTAACCGCTCAAGTTAGGCCCTTGTGAGCGTAAACTTAATTGGAAGGAGAAAAACCTTTAAAGTGAGAGTGCTCCCCTACActccaatcatccataaaattCATGTCATTCTATATTTTGAGTTTATgtcatttaaattattcaacgcCCTTTTATTCGTGTGTGTGACTTCAAAGTAATTAAAGATCTAGTCCCGAAGtcttttattaaagaatgcatgATTAAGTACAAGTTGAAATGAGAAAAGTTAAATAAATGAAAAGTTTTAGTATGAGGCTAACTGGTTGTGACTTAGACGTGCAATGATGGGTCGGGGGATGCCCTAACTCATTTTCCAAATGAGACGTGTAGTAGGGTGTTTAACGGGAGACATCCCGGCATCCCTACAAAATTCAGATGCGTAGTACGGTGTTtaacgggagaaatctcgtcatCCCTACCAAATTCTGAGGGGCAATGTGGTGTTTAACGGGAGAAATCTCGACATCCTTTCCGGCATTGTATActatagccattgatcgatcaaattcatagtcacaatcgaggagCTAAATTCAAAGTAAAAGTAAAGGATTATTGATTCATGATTATGCTTCCATCGCATATTGCTATTGTTATTACTTCGGgtatgttatgatttttccttcTTCGTGTGAGATTCATAAGTGTACTTAGTACTATTTTTAGTATTAtgaattattttgaacccttgctgtattatttaaatcttgctgggcttttagactcactactatgcttggtgcaggtgagtatgcagACGAGGCTGCGGGGCAGGATTTCCAGGGTCCGTAGGTGTTCGGTGGCACGCCCTCGACTGTTGCCGCTCTTTACTTTCCACATTATGTCATTGTAATAAATATACACTGTCGTATGTCGTTTCCTTTCCAGTAGCATGATGTGTTATTCCCTGCAATTATGTTGGCATGTaaacattaaatatttttccttTCGTCTAGCGTCGAACTATATACTGTTTTTGTATGCCTTGTGCATTGTTTGTCTCGGGTTGAGGATTATCTTAAACTGCTGTTTGAGACAGGTGGTTTGTTATTCAAACAAATAGTTCatgccaaatttttttaaaaattttccatattttctttatttatttaaataatagaagttagggtcgtttcagttggtatcagagcacggtcatTGGGCTTGGGATGTGCCTACCTCCGAACGCTGGGACTCGTGAGATCTcacctcaaagtctgtaagatttaaaaTTTTGCTATCTTTGACTGTTTAAATGTTGAGAATAAGAGTTTTGAAGTATTTTGAGTATGTAAAAGTTTAAAGAAACCTTTTTCCtttaggcatgaaatttaaGTGTTGGAATTTGAACTTGCGTACAGATGGCCCCTCGTCGCTTGCGTGATCTTGAGTCGGCACCACCGCCACCTCCACCACATATGGATGTTGGGACTCAGGTGCTAGCTGGCTTAGCCCGTATCCTTGAGCGACATGTGGATGATCCGAGGGCTGGACTTGGAACTGTTTATGAGAAATTTAGGAAGATGAATCCAAAGGACTTTGTAGGCACGACTGATTCGCTCATAGCGGAAGGATGGATTTGTTCGCTGGAGGTGATATTTCACTATATGCAGTTGGAAGATCCAGATCGAGTGCGTTGTGTTGTCTTTCTTCTCCAGGATGATGCtgccctctggtgggagggagtTGAGAAGACTGTGGATCTGGCTACCCTACCTTGGGCTGAGTTCAAGAGACTTTTCTTTGATAAGTATTTTACCGCGGATGTGAGGGCCCGTTTGAAGATGGAGTTTATGAGCCTGCGACAGGGAGATCTATCAGTGGCTCAGTTTGTGGTGATgtttgagaggggctgccaCTTTGTACCCTTGATTGAAGATGATGAGGCAGAGAAGCTCCAGCACTTCATTGTGGGGCTACGACCCGCTATCCGTCGGGATGTACTTATGTGGAGCCAGCCGACTATGCTTCTGTGCTTAGGCGAGCTTTGAGGTCTGAGCAGACATTGAGGGAAATCAGCGCTGAGGCACAGAGTAAGAGGTCATTCCCAGCTCATGGCTAGCAGCAGCAGCAGGGCAAGAGGCCGTACCATGGACCACCGCGTCAGCAGGGGCACCAGGCCCACAGACCTCAGAGGCATCAGTCCCACAGACCTCAAGGGCATCAGGCCCAGAGACCCGTTAAGTATGCGGTATTTTCCACAGGGCTCATTTTGGAAAGTTCTTGATgagagcaggagtttgctacaaGTGAAAAAAACCAGGACATGTGGTTGCAGATTGTCCAGAGTTCCGAAGGCCCACGACTGGACGAGTTttcgtgatgcaggccgaggaggccaACCCTGATACCACCCTGATCACAGGTAATGCTTTAAGCTTTTAAGTTAAATTGATACCTTAAATTTATTTGTGGATTTATGTGGTAAACTGTTTTAAGTGAGAATTTGGTTGTACTAAGTGCTAGATATTCTTGAGATTTTTGAGGAACTTGCGTAAGGTTTGTGTGTTATTGCATGATTTTGTTGGTTATTAGTTGCATGCTTAGAATCATGGGAACTGAttgtgtgacgcccggggctgaggaggcagggagtgatcgccggtgccaagaggtttcacggacaatgagcggctcctgaaaggcttttaggcggagggagacatgaatgaaccgattctgccggaatgagagggattctgagactgtgtaggtataggactgcatagttgaggagagcttaaaaagatttcatatgtactgctcatatcaagaaggtgcatcttcttttcgggagctcatcacataaaaactctaaagttaagcgtgcttgacttggggcaattataggatgagtgaccccctggaaagttttccagggtgcgtgtgagtgaggacataagcacgctgaaaagacccgtcttgatacagtgggtcgttacaaatggtatcagagccgacctctcttagtacggtatggttcggggacgaaccaagcggaagctggtgggcatgtgacgcccggggctgaggaggcagggagtgatcgccggtgccaagaggttgcacggacaatgagcggctcctgaaaggcttctaggcggagggagacatgaatgaaccgattctgccggaatgagagggattctgagactgtgtaggtataggactgcatagttgaggagagcttaaaaagatttcatatgtacttcTCATATCaaaaaggtgcatcttcttttcgggagctcatcacataagaactctaaagttaagcgtgcttgacttggggcaattataggatgggtgaccccctgggaagttttctagggtgcgtgtgagtgaggacataagcacgctgaaaagactcgtcttgatacagtgggtcgttacagatTGCATTAGGATGAGCATAGTTTTAGCTTGTGGTTAGGAAACACAAATCCTACGTTGTAACTGTGGTTTTTGCAGGAAGAATCTTAGCAGCTGGTGTAGCCACCAAAGCTTATTAGACTCGGGGGCTacacattcttttatctctgaggCGTTTATGCACAAGTGGGGAATTCAGCAAGAGGAGTTGTCGGTGGAATTCTCAGTTATTATCCCGTCAGGGGAAGAGCTGACCACCAAGACCTTGGTCATAAGTCTTGAACTTCAGTTGCAGGGTCAGACGGTGGATGCAGACCTGATAGTGTTGCTCATGCCCGAGTTTGAtctgattcttgggatggacTGGATGGTGAAGAATGCAGTGGTTATTGATTTTTAGCAGAGGTCAGTGTTGGTTAGACCGGATGATGTTGTGCCTTTTTGGTTTGAGGCAGCTAGGAGTCGGAGGAAGGCCAAGGTCATATCCTTTCTACAGGCGAGACAACTTATGATGGGGGGATGTGAGACATTCTTGGCGAGTTTGACCTTGACAAAAATGCCAGTTGGACCCGTGATCACAGATGTGGATGTAGTCCGAGATTTTGGAGATGTGTTTTAGGAAGGCGTTGCAGGTATTCCGCCTGATAGGGAGATTGAGTTCTCTATCGATTTGGTCCCGGGTACCACGCCAATTTCTAAGGCACCATATAGGTTTGCGCCTACGGAAATGAAGTAGTTGAAtaagcagattcaagagttgctagATAAGGGTTTtatacgccctagtttctctccATGGGGCTCACCGGTTCTCTTTGTGAACAAGAAGGATGAGAGCCtaagattgtgtattgattatcgGGAGTTGAATGGAGTGACTGTGTggtaagtgcattttgtgcacttaatttgtatatggttttacttgacttttggaatttattggtagatattgcgtgaaattgttgttgtttttgtgtttgtaggaagttatggacttcgatgtgttcaagtggaaataagcttaaaagatggaagtttacaaggaaattcaagagttggaaaagagaagaaaaaggctGAGTTTGAGCTAAAGGGGCGCCCGCCCTATCCCTAGGCGCGCCTGCGCTGTTATTGAAGAATCTAAGAAGAAAAGTCGAGCTgagggcgcgcccgcgctgaccctAGACGCGCCTGTGCCGTTGAAGAATGTTCAAAAGTTTGTTTTGCGAATTGAGAGCACGCCCGCCCTATTttctgcgcgcccgcgccgtcgtttgtttggaatattagagtccgactgtttatggaaactttggggatatctttggtattattttggacgattgttaggtcatatttagggtatttttctgagtcaaaaaaactatctatcagccgccaatacacacaatattctaGAGAGCACTTTTGTGAGTTTGTGgagttgaagaattgaagattgcttggaacgaagacgaagacttttcgaccggacacggaagaaagactacggctttgtttcttctttttattttcttttgattgttgaattatgcttgagatattaaacattattttgtttttattgaattcgagcatgaactaaacttttctagtctagaggttgacgtagcttggttgatacatattcatgaatctttgattttaataaattgaatttctatagattaattgtgtttctagaattgaatgtcttcttaatttactggccataaattgagttgttatatttacttagaatcgttgctcgggagaggggattttgagtaggatcaatagaaattacactattaattgtttatatagctcgggagagtatatagctttaatagaacctttaaggaacatcattttacacatatcactacatctatatttttaatagggatattgaaatcgaattgtagttgatacactttatttgttgctcgggagaggggaatagaataatctaagtgttcttggttattaatcgaaggaaattcataaaatagattaattaggattgaatattgtcgagaccaagtgaaatcaaaacctctggactatttttctctgattgataattcctcgAAATTTATGTGTGTGTGAGCTTGATAATTtctcattatttattttatttattctgcaaaattctcgaagtttgattttatagataaaattaagactattttaattacaagtattgaatattttcattttactccatgtgggatcgacactctctctttcattatactaaaacttgacactcgtacgcttgcgagaaaattttcacaacaagtttttggcgccgttgccggggagtaattttgattattttttagtcttgttaccaattagtcgaagttttaatttagagttttctttattttgatttaagTACTAATAAATTGTTATTGttcttaattgcagtttatgcgaagatctcaaagtgcgaattctttgctctttgatccagagattgaaTGAACTGCAATagctttgagaaaagctaggagAGAAGAACAATTAAACATGGCTGTAGAAGATGTCAATGAATTGcctttggtgccaattagagatcatttcaagccaacgatccaggctcactattctgaaaTCGCTagagggacaataaatgccaacaactttgagttgaagccggccttaatcaacatggttcagcagaaccaattcaatggaactgccaaagctgatcctcacttacacttgcgcactttctagagattactgatactgttaaaataaatggtgttttTAAGGATACAATATGCttacgtttgtttcctttttctctcagggacaagGCACGGAGTTGGCTGCAGTCATTGCCACTAGGacgcataacaacttgggagggcatggctgtgaaattcttagagaaattctttccaccatccaaggcaacccagctgaagattgagatcagtacctttcaacagcatgattcagaacagctatacgaggcatgggaaaggtacaaagatttgttaagacgttgtcctaataATAATTTTGCCGATTGGGAATAAatagagtttttctacaatggactgaatgcgcctacaagaatgtctgtggactctgctgttggaggtaccatatttgcCAAGGACCCCATTCAagcttatgatatgctggaacagatgactatcaatagttatcaatgaccatctgaacgtatgggagtcaagaaaggAGTGTACAGTATGGATCCTCTTACATCCATTACTGCACAATTATCtgcgttgagtacacaagttGCTTCTCTGAACAAGGTGAATATCGCAGAACCTGCAGGTGTATCAGTTGCCATAGAAGAATCTTATTTACAtgaggaagctcaatatatcaatcccagaggctatggaaattatcgaggtaaccctcctcctaatacttatcatcctggtttacgtaaccatgaaaacttttcttatgccaacaacaagaatgtgttgaaaccccctccgggattcaatacaaatcaaggggAAGGTAAAGCGTCGTTGGAAGATATGGTGTCTACATTTGTTACTGAATCTAACAAGCGGATGTCGAGGACTGAAACTCGAATGGACAGCATGGAGACACACATGTGTAGTTTGggagctatgatgaaatccatggagacacagattggacggcttgcaaatgctttgaaggatcaaaatagaggacagtttcccagcaatactgaagtgaatccaaaagagcagtgcaaagaagttgagttgagaagtgggaagaagttagaagagaaagagcagagcaaagccaaagaaagtgaagaaccagtgactgaagaaattgtggttgaagagcccaagaaggaagctgaatctaaaccgatgtacaagccacaacttccttatccacagcggtttaagaagaaggcacttgatgagcaGTTTTTCAAGTATCTAgatatcttcaagaagatacacatcaatatttcatttgcagatgccttggaacaaatgcctaattatgcaaaattaatcaaagatgtaatgtctaagaagaggagattgcaagacaacgaagtggtgaatttgacagaagaatgtagcgcaatcctgcagaaaaagttgccaaaaaagctgaaggatccagggagttttactatcccttgttttattggtggttctaaggtaaatagagctttatgtgatttaggagccagtataaatttaatgcctttttctgtttacaggactttggagcttggagaagtcagggcgatcaccatcacattacagctggctgatcggagtatcacatacccatggggtattgtggaggatgttttggtaaaggtcgataagttcatatttccagcagacttcgtgattttggacatggatgaagatgaagaaactcccttgatttttgggagaccttttCTAGCTACTGCACGCGCATTGATCGATGTACACAAGGGAGAACTCACActtcgagttggtggtgaagcggtgatttttaatatttatcacaccatgaggggcccaaatgaggtaagtacatgtaagagcattgaaattattgattctcataactctttttcatgtgcaggaatTACTGATCCGCTCGAACGATGTTTGGTGGCGGACAAGGTGGTTGATAAGGAAGAGGATTGGGAGTTACATGAACAAAAAGTATTCCTAGACAGCGctccgaaagaaaaaatggtgagttctaaggaatctgaaacattggaaaatagtgcaccagaggtatcccctgaaactcatgatctgaaagcattgcctgcgcacctatgttatgaattccttggtgaaaattctacttgtcctgttattataTCTGCTCATTTGTCTGCTATAGAGAAAGATAAGTTGCTGAGAGttctgagaaattttaaaaccgctttaggatggtcaatttctgacattaagggtattagtccaataatttgcatgcataaaattttgatggaagagtcgtatactccttatgttgatcatcagagacggttgaatcccgccatgaaagaggtagttaagaaagaagttCTAAAGCTATTGAATGCgggagtgatttatgctatttctgacagtagttgggtatctcctgtTTAAGTGGTGCCTAAGAAAGGTGGGATTACTATGGTTAAAAACGagaataatgagttaatctccacacgtacagtaactggctggcgagtatgtatagattataggaagttgaacaaagctactcataaggatcattttccacttcctttcattgatcaaatgcttgatagacttgctggttattgctattactgtttcttagatggttattcaggctataatcaaattgctatagcaccggaagatcaggagaagactacttttacgtgtccctatggcacgtttgctttcaggaggatccgtttggactgtgtaatgcacctgcaacttttcagcggtgtatgatggtgatttttgcagatatggtggaggacgtTATGaaagtgtttatggatgacttttcagtatttggttcctcttttgatcattgcttgcataatctgtctcttgttttgcataggtgccaagaaaagaatttagttcttaactggaaaaaatgtcacttcatggttcaagagggcattgtccttggacataaagtgtcatcctatggattagaggtggatcgagccaaagtggttgcaattgagaagcttccacctccaaagaatatcaagggcatcagaagttttttaggccatgcagggttttatcggcgtttcatcaaggatttttctaaaatcacaaaacccctgtgtaatttacttgaaaaagattctacattcatttttgatgatgattgtttgcaggcctttgaaaagatcaagacgACATTGACCACAACACCCATCATGATTGTGCTGGATTTGAAGGAGCCCTTTGAGCTtatgtgcgatgctagtgactatgcaATGGGCGCGGTATTAGGCCAAAGGAGAGATAAGATTTTCAGAGCTATATATTACGCCAGTCGCACCATGGATGCTGCACAGTAGTTTTTActtttgataaatttcgtccatatttaattggtactaaagtagttgtttatactgaccatgcagcaattcgctacttgtttgccaaaaaggatgccaagccattcttgataaggtggattctacttttacaagagtttgattttgagatcaaggaCAAGAAGGGCAGCgaaaatcaagttgctgatcacttgtcaagattggagctagaagacgtgaaggaggaggagagcataaaggaattgtttccggatgaacaaatctttgaggtaagttcctttattccatggtttgctgatattgcGAATTTCTTGTCTTATGGTGCTATGCCTCTAGAGTTGAATAGACATcaaaagaagaagtttttccatgacgttaagttctacttgtgggatgatccctatgttttcaaacgttgtgccgatcaagtgattcggagatgtgtggcggggcaAGAAGCAAATGAAATTTCGGAACAATGTCATTCCTCAccctatggaggacattttggagccacccgaactgctgctaaggtactaaaatctggtttttattggcctacgttgtttaaagatagttataccttggtgaaatcatgtgataagtgtcaaagaacGGGAAATATTTCGAGAAGAcatgaattacccctcacaaatattttagaagtagaattatttgatgtgtggggtattgatttatgggtccctttcccccttcttttgggtacacttatattttattagcagtTGATTAcgtttcgaaatgggtggaagccattGACACCTCGACTAATGACGCTCGTGTTGTAGTTAAATTTTTGCAAAAGAATATCTTCACGAGGTTTGGAActccacgagcaataatcagtgatgaaggtacgcatttctgcaataagatttttaataccttgctcactaagtatggtgtcaggcataaggtggcgtgtGCATACCATCCGCAAACCAATGGCCAGGCGGAGATCTCTA
It encodes:
- the LOC140889513 gene encoding uncharacterized protein, with the protein product MDHRVSRGTRPTDLRGISPTDLKGIRPRDPLNCPEFRRPTTGRVFVMQAEEANPDTTLITDILEIFEELAKNLSSWCSHQSLLDSGATHSFISEAFMHKWGIQQEELSVEFSVIIPSGEELTTKTLVISLELQLQGQTVDADLIVLLMPEFDLILGMDWMVKNAVVIDF